Below is a window of Paraburkholderia azotifigens DNA.
ACGAGCGTCCGTCCGCCTTCATCGGTGACATCGACATGCGCCAGATCGTGATAACGGATCGTCGTGCCAAGATTGATCGGAATCTGCTTCGCGCCTTCCAGTTCGATCACGTCGCCGAACAGGGCGAATGCCTCGCGTGTCAGCGGTTCGATGGCGAGTGTCTTCATGATGCGAGCGTGCCCCACAGACGCAGACGCGACACGCCACCGTCCGGAATGATGTTGAAGCGGATATGCGTGACGGGACCGAGCGCAGCGATTTCGCTTTCATAGAAGTGCTGCTTGTCCATCTGCAGCTTCTGCTCACCAAGCAGCACGGGCCAGAACATCGCCTGCGTGATCAGCGAACTGTCGGTGCCGCCCGTCACGTACGCAGCCTGAATCGAGCAGCGATCCGGATAGTTGCCCTTGAAGTGCGCGGTATCGACTTCGATCTTCTTGATCACACCCGGTTGCGCAAGCGCGACGATCGCCCAGTCGTTGCCCGGCTCGCGACGGCGGCGCGTTTCCCAGCCATCGCCCATGTTGACGCCGCGGCCCGGCATCAGCAGCGTCGATGCGGCGCCGAAATGCTGGTTGTTCGCGGCGACCAGGTATGCGCCGTTTTCCATCGCGGCGAGATCGAACAGATCGGTACGGCTCGCACCCGCCCAATCGACCTGCGGCTGACCATACACGCGCAGACGCGCAATGCCGCCGTCCGGATAGATGTTCACGCGCAGGTGCGTGTACGCATTCGCATCGCTCACGTCGACGTAGTGATGGCTGTTGCCCTGCAGCGTCGTCGACGGCACGATCTCGGTCCATTGCGTCGACTGGTTCGGCGCGCCGTCGACCACATGCGCCGCTTCCACCGATGCCGCCGGCGGGAAGTTGCCCGTGAAGTGGCTCGTATCGATATCGAGGCCCTTGATCACGCCCGGACGCGCGAGCTTGACGACACACCAGTCATAGCCCGTCGTGCGCTTGCGGCGCGTTTCCCAGCCGTCCATCCACTTGCCGTGCTCATCGTACTTGCCGGGAATGAAACGGCCGGCTCCGGATTCAGCATGCGGTCTTTCGGCGCGAAAAAATCGTCGCTGGCTTCGAGCGCCTGCGCGCCAAGACGCGGGTCCGCGAGATTCACGAAACGGCGTGTGAATTCTGGAGCGTTGGGATCGAGAATCGGGAGTGCCATCGTTGTCTTCCTTGCTGTCTGGTTGTTGCCTTGAATGAGCGCGAGTACGTGTATCCGGTCGCGACGATCACGCGTCGATCACGCGTCGATCAGATCGTCGAGCCGGAAACGCGCGATGCGGTAGATCTGGTCGAGGCTCGCGCGCAGTTCGTCGGCGCGGCTGTGATTCACACGCGCTTCGAAGTTCGCGATGATGCCGTGCCGGTCATAGCCGCGAACGGCGAGAATGAACGGAAAGCCGAACTTCTCGCGATACGCCGCATTCAGACGCAGCAGCGTGTCGAACTCCTCCTGCGTGCATTGATCGAGCCCGGCGCCGCTCTGTTCGCGCGTCGATTCAGCCGTCAGTTCGCCGCGCACGGCCGCCTTGCCCGCAAGCTCCGGGTGAGCGTTGATCAGCGCGAGTTGCTTCGCCTCGCCCGCAGTTTCGACGGCAGTCGACATCGTCTTGTGCAATGCGTCGATGCTCGCGTACGGGCGCTGCGCCGCCGCCGCTTCAGCGACCCACGGCGAATGTTCGAAGATGCCCGACAGCGCTGCGACAAACGCGTCGGCCGAAATGCTGTTCAATTGGTCCAGTGTGTATTGCATCGCCTTCATGCGGCCGCCCCGCGGTTGTTCTGTTGCTGGTAGGGATGATGTTCGCGCCAGTGCCGCGCGATATCGACGCGGCGCGTAACCCACACGCGCTCGTGTTTTTCGATGTGATCGAGGAAACGTTGCAGCGCGCGGAAGCGCCCGGGGCGTCCGAGCAGCCGGCAGTGCATGCCGATCGACAGCATCTTCGGCGCTTCGTCACCCTCTTCGTAGAGCACGTCGAATGCATCGCGCAGATACGTGAAGAAGTGATCCGCCGTGTTGAAGCCTTGAGGCGTGGCGAAACGCATGTCGTTGGTGTCGAGCGTGTACGGAAGGATCAGTTGCGGCACTTTCGCGCCGCCCGTCACTTCGACATCCATCCAGAAAGGCAGGTCATCGCCGTAGTTATCGGAGTCGTACAGAAAACCGCCGTATTCGGCGACGAGCCGATGCGTATTGGGACTGTCGCGGCCCGTGTACCAGCCGAGCGGCCGCTCGCCCGTCACACGCTCGATCGCTTCCATGCCGAGGCGCATATGCTCGGCCTCACGCTCGGGCGACATGTCCTGATAGTGAATCCAGCGATACCCATGACACGCGATCTCATGCCCCAGCTCGACGAACGCGCGCGCGACCTCGGGATGCCGCTCGATCGCCATGCCGACGCCGAACACCGTCAGCGGCAGGCCGCGCTTTTCGAACTCGCGCAGAATGCGCCACACGCCCGCGCGCGAACCGTATTCGTAGATCGACTCCATGCTCATGTGACGCGCTGGATACGATGCCGCGCCCACGATCTCCGACAGGAACTGCTCCGATCCCGGATCGCCGTGCAGCACGCAGTTCTCGCCGCCCTCTTCGTAGTTAAGGACGAACTGGACAGCGACGCGCGCGCGTCCTGGCCAGTTTGCCTGTACGG
It encodes the following:
- the uraD gene encoding 2-oxo-4-hydroxy-4-carboxy-5-ureidoimidazoline decarboxylase, with product MKAMQYTLDQLNSISADAFVAALSGIFEHSPWVAEAAAAQRPYASIDALHKTMSTAVETAGEAKQLALINAHPELAGKAAVRGELTAESTREQSGAGLDQCTQEEFDTLLRLNAAYREKFGFPFILAVRGYDRHGIIANFEARVNHSRADELRASLDQIYRIARFRLDDLIDA
- the puuE gene encoding allantoinase PuuE is translated as MSLDPNYPRDLIGYGRHPVQANWPGRARVAVQFVLNYEEGGENCVLHGDPGSEQFLSEIVGAASYPARHMSMESIYEYGSRAGVWRILREFEKRGLPLTVFGVGMAIERHPEVARAFVELGHEIACHGYRWIHYQDMSPEREAEHMRLGMEAIERVTGERPLGWYTGRDSPNTHRLVAEYGGFLYDSDNYGDDLPFWMDVEVTGGAKVPQLILPYTLDTNDMRFATPQGFNTADHFFTYLRDAFDVLYEEGDEAPKMLSIGMHCRLLGRPGRFRALQRFLDHIEKHERVWVTRRVDIARHWREHHPYQQQNNRGAAA